Within the Ensifer canadensis genome, the region CCTGTTGGCACAGTGAAGGAAATCTTGCGGTCCGGGCCGCCGAGCGCGATCGCCGTCGTGAAGTAATAGACGATCTGGGCCATGATCCGCGCCCAGTTGATCGAGTTGACGCCCGAAAGCTTGACGCGATCGCGGAAGGCCGCGTCGTTGAACATGCCTTTGACCAGGTTCTGGCAATCGTCGAAATTGCCTTTCACGGCGATGGCGTGGACGTTGCCGGCCTTCGATGTCGTCATCTGGCGCTGCTGAACGGCAGAGACCTTGCCATGCGGGAAGAGGATAAAGATGTCAGTACGTTCGCGACCGGCAAAGGCGTCGATGGCAGCACCTCCGGTATCGCCCGAAGTCGCGCCGACGATGGTCGCCCGTTCACCGCGCTCGGCGAGCACATAGTCCATCAGGCGGGCCAGCAGCTGCATCGCCACGTCCTTGAACGCAAGCGTCGAGCCGTGGAACAGCTCAATGACGAAGGCATTGGGGCCGGTCTGGACGAGAGGCGCGATGGCGGGATGACGGAAGGTCGCGTAAGCCTCGTCGATCATCTCGCGAAACTTCGCTGAGGGGATCTCACCGTGGATGAAGGGCTCGAGCACGGCAAAGGCGATATCCTGATAGGACTTGCCGCGCAGCGCCCGGATTTCTTTCTTCGACAGCGTCGGCCATTCCCTGGGAAGGTAGAGACCGCCGTCGCGCGCAAGGCCCGCAAGCAGCGCATCGCAGAAGCCGAGAGGGGCGGCCTCGCCGCGCGTCGAGATATACTTCACCATCCTAGTCCTTCGTCTTGCCTTCGGATCGCGGCGACCCTATGCGAACCGGCCGCAGCGCGTCTGTCTTATTGCGTCAGTCCTTGACAAAGTCCCCACGCATTCTTGTCACCAATGCAATTTCCGGCCCGAGCGTCGTTTCGGAAAATTCCGATCGAGATGGCTGACCCGATCGATTTTTCAATTCGCCGCTGCTATAGACGATGCCCGAAGGCCATGAAAGGCCTTCCGGCCGAGATTTCGGTCAAGGAGTTTCAACCGGTTCAGTAGAGGTTGTTCAACGTGTTTGGCAAAGTATCCCGGCCTGTCCTCGCAATATCCTTTCTCGCGATCCTCGCCGGCTGTAACAAGACGCAATCCGGCGGAGCGATCGATGCGGGCGGCAGTGCCGCAGCAGCTACGCCGGCCGTTGTCCAGGCTGCATGCCCGCAGGTGGTTTTGAGAGAAGGCACCTCGTCGTTCCGCACCTACGCCAAGGGCGGCAAGGACGATCCGACCAAGGTCATCTATCAGGCGTCGCTCGCCGATACGACGCGGCAATGCGTGCAGAGCGAAACCGCGCTCACGGTGACCGTCGTGGTTCAGGGTCGGGTCGTCAGCGGTCCCGCAGGCGGTCCCGGCAAGATCACAATGCCGATCCGCGTCGCAGCGGTCGACGAAGACAAGACGCTCTATTCCGAGCTGACGCAGCATGTCGTTGAGATCCCGGCAAACGGCTCGACGCAGTTCGTCTTCACCAAGACGGACGTCGCGCTCCCGGCCGGCGCAGGCTCCAACGCCAAGGTCTTCGTCGGCTTCGACGAAGGTCCGCCGGCAAAGCGCAAGAAGTAAGCGGCTCTGCCGCATGTTTCCTTAAATCCTATTCGATTTAAGGATAAAAACATGCAGCAATTCAAAGTGCTACGCAACTTTTGCGCGTCTAATTAAGATGCGCGGCGCTGTAGCAGCTGCCTGAAACGAAAAACGCCGGGGCAAGCCCCGGCGTTTTCATTTGGTGACTGTACCGGATTACTCGGCAGCGACGCTCTTGCCGCCTTCCCACTTGTAGAGCGAGAAAGCCTGCGAGGTGAGGTCGCCAGCTTCGCCGTAGGTGAGCTTGCCGAGCACGGTGTCGATGGCTTCGCCGGACTTGATCGCGGTCGCAACGGCGGTCGCATCCTCGGCGGAGCCGGCCTTTTCGATGCCGGCCTTCAGGACCTGCACTGCCGCATAGGCGTTAAGGGTGAAGGCTTCGGCCGGAATGTTCTTCGCCTTCAGTGCCTCGACGGCCGGAGCCGACGCCGGGTTGCGGGTCGCGTCGCTTGCGTTGGTGTAGATCGTGCCGGTCGCAGCGTCGCCGCCGATCGCCCAGAACTCGGTGTTCGACAGGCCGTCGCCGCCGAAGATCTGCGCTGTCACACCCTGGTCGCGCATCTGGCGTGCGAGCAGGCCGCCTTCCGGATGATAGCCGCCGAAGTAGACGACATCGACCTTTTCCGCCTTCAGACGGGTGACGATGGCGCTGAAGTCCTTGTCGCCCGGGTTGAGGCCTTCGTAGACGACTTCGGTGATACCGCCTGCGTTGATCCCCTTCTTGAAGCCGTCGGCGAGGCCCTTGCCGTAGGGAGCCTTGTCGTGCAGGACGGCGACGCGCTTGTCCTTAAGGTTCTTGACCACATAGGCAGCGGCAACCTCAGCCTGCTGGTCGTCGCGACCGCAGGTGCGCAGCACGTTCCACAGACCGCGGGTGGTCAGATCGGGCGTGGTCGCCGTCGGCGTTATCATCAGGATGCCGTTTTCGGCGAGAACGTCGGACGCCGCCATCGAGGTGCCTGAAAGCACCGGACCGACGACGAAGTGGATGCCTTCACCAGCAGCCTGGTTTGCTACCGATACGGCCTGCTTCGGGTCGCCGGCATCGTCCATCATCTTCAGCACGATCTTTTCGCCGTTGATGCCGCCGGCTTTGTTGATCTCCTCCGCGGCAGCTTCCGCGCCGTTCTTGACCTGCTCGCCATAGGCCGCGACCGGGCCGGTGAGCGGCGTGATGACGCCAACGGTGATATCGGCAAAGGCGAACGGCCCGAAGGCAACGCTGGCCGCCAGGGTCAGGCCCGTCAACATTGAAAGACGCATGATG harbors:
- the thrC gene encoding threonine synthase, which produces MVKYISTRGEAAPLGFCDALLAGLARDGGLYLPREWPTLSKKEIRALRGKSYQDIAFAVLEPFIHGEIPSAKFREMIDEAYATFRHPAIAPLVQTGPNAFVIELFHGSTLAFKDVAMQLLARLMDYVLAERGERATIVGATSGDTGGAAIDAFAGRERTDIFILFPHGKVSAVQQRQMTTSKAGNVHAIAVKGNFDDCQNLVKGMFNDAAFRDRVKLSGVNSINWARIMAQIVYYFTTAIALGGPDRKISFTVPTGNFGDIFAGYVAKRMGLPIDKLVVATNENDILARTLKTGRYEMRGVKATTSPSMDIQISSNFERLLFEANDRDPAEVRSAMDSLKQSGSFAIREKALKAIRKEFQAGRASEKDVARTIAKTLEKTGYLLDPHSAIGVFVAAKHEKASAPMVTLATAHPAKFPDAVKSASGIDPALPTWLADLMNREERFDILDADLKSVETFIGERTRLQG
- a CDS encoding ABC transporter substrate-binding protein, whose amino-acid sequence is MRLSMLTGLTLAASVAFGPFAFADITVGVITPLTGPVAAYGEQVKNGAEAAAEEINKAGGINGEKIVLKMMDDAGDPKQAVSVANQAAGEGIHFVVGPVLSGTSMAASDVLAENGILMITPTATTPDLTTRGLWNVLRTCGRDDQQAEVAAAYVVKNLKDKRVAVLHDKAPYGKGLADGFKKGINAGGITEVVYEGLNPGDKDFSAIVTRLKAEKVDVVYFGGYHPEGGLLARQMRDQGVTAQIFGGDGLSNTEFWAIGGDAATGTIYTNASDATRNPASAPAVEALKAKNIPAEAFTLNAYAAVQVLKAGIEKAGSAEDATAVATAIKSGEAIDTVLGKLTYGEAGDLTSQAFSLYKWEGGKSVAAE